The Anopheles marshallii chromosome X, idAnoMarsDA_429_01, whole genome shotgun sequence genome includes a window with the following:
- the LOC128711274 gene encoding uncharacterized protein LOC128711274 codes for MRKTWVKRDNIYYKPFYKQKLKLTLIGVIAMGILFFVYQLVYISQLLPLESMPAGQKTRPIKANSNDSPITSLELAGRNDADRSEHAHRKPNQDQGSVIRNETSNNKSNIWNNTQFAYIEKIGNFERKILRGIRLIDLDHYSEKPGMMKFRCLSSHKEIPWEWVNDDYCDCPDDGSDEPSTSACPQGRFYCRFQKRHKTGRGKDIFVSSGWVNDGVCDCCDGSDEWLTRMKPGLVCPNLCKTDYFR; via the exons ATGCGCAAAACATGGGTTAAACGAGATAACATTTACTATAAACCGTTTTACAAGCAAAAGCTCAAACTTACCTTGATTGGCGTAATTGCGATGGGCATCCTGTTTTTTGTATATCAGCTTGTGTACATCAGTCAGTTGCTACCGCTGGAATCGATGCCAGCGGGACAGAAAACTCGCCCGATAAAGGCAAATAGTAATGATAGTCCCATTACTTCGCTAGAACTGGCCGGGCGAAATGATGCGGACCGCTCCGAGCATGCTCATCGGAAACCAAATCAAGATCAGGGAAGCGTCATAAGAAATGAGACGAGCAATAACAAATCTAACATTTGGAACAATACACAGTTCGCGTACATAGAGAAAATAGGCAATTTTGAACGAAAAATTTTACG CGGCATTCGACTGATCGACCTAGATCACTATAGTGAAAAACCGGGAATGATGAAGTTCCGGTGTTTGAGCTCACACAAAGAAATACCTTGGGAATGGGTGAACGATGACTATTGTGACTGTCCAGATGATGGTAGCGATGAGCCAAGCACAAGTGCGTGTCCACAAGGTCGTTTTTACTGCCGATTCCAGAAGCGACATAAAACTGGTCGTGGAAAGGATATCTTCGTGTCTAGTGGTTGGGTAAATGATGGTGTTTGTGATTGCTGTGATGGTTCCGACGAGTGGTTGACTCGAATGAAGCCAGGGTTAGTTTGCCCGAACCTATGTAAAACCGACTATTTTCGGTAA